A DNA window from Providencia huaxiensis contains the following coding sequences:
- the nhaB gene encoding sodium/proton antiporter NhaB, with amino-acid sequence MDFSLKTAFLKNFLGNSPDWYKLAIIIFLIINPIVFFFISPFVAGWLLVAEFIFTLAMALKCYPLQPGGLLAIEAVLIGMTTPAQISHEISNNLEVILLLIFMVAGIYFMKQLLLFVFTKLLINVRSKRILSLAFCIASAFLSAFLDALTVIAVVISVSIGFYSIYHQYASNQPNNTDLQNDGFINNAEQKQTLEQFRAFLRSLMMHAGIGTALGGVMTMVGEPQNLIIAKHVNWDFITFYIRMAPVTIPVFVCGLVVCFVVEKFKLFGYGAELPDSVRQILTEHDKKQTAKRTKRDLAQLVVQGLIGIWLIVALAFHLAEVGLIGLSVIVLATAFCGITEEHALGKAFEEALPFTALLTVFFSIVAVIIDQQLFTPFIQFVLQSSESSQLSLFYLFNGLLSAVSDNVFVGTVYITEALKAANDGLVSTEQYQFLAVAINTGTNLPSVATPNGQAAFLFLLTSALSPLIRLSYGRMVWMALPYTIVMTIVGLLGVEFWLVPITHWMESIGLITFAQ; translated from the coding sequence ATGGATTTTAGTTTAAAAACAGCTTTTTTGAAAAATTTTCTGGGAAATTCGCCTGATTGGTACAAATTAGCAATTATTATATTCCTAATAATTAACCCTATTGTCTTTTTCTTTATCAGCCCCTTCGTTGCAGGCTGGCTATTAGTTGCTGAATTTATATTCACATTAGCAATGGCACTTAAATGTTACCCATTGCAGCCCGGCGGTCTTTTAGCCATAGAGGCCGTTCTCATTGGCATGACGACCCCTGCTCAAATTTCACATGAAATTAGCAATAACCTTGAAGTTATCTTGTTACTGATTTTTATGGTAGCGGGTATCTATTTCATGAAGCAATTGCTTTTGTTTGTTTTTACCAAGCTGTTGATAAATGTGCGTTCTAAACGAATTCTTTCCCTTGCTTTTTGTATAGCGAGTGCATTTTTATCTGCATTTTTAGATGCATTAACCGTTATTGCTGTGGTCATTAGCGTTTCAATTGGTTTTTATTCTATCTATCACCAGTATGCCTCTAACCAGCCCAACAACACTGACCTACAAAACGATGGTTTTATTAACAATGCAGAGCAAAAACAAACCCTCGAGCAGTTTAGGGCTTTTTTACGAAGCTTGATGATGCATGCAGGTATTGGTACGGCACTTGGTGGTGTCATGACCATGGTGGGTGAACCACAGAACCTTATCATTGCAAAACATGTCAATTGGGACTTCATTACCTTCTATATCCGTATGGCTCCTGTAACCATACCCGTTTTTGTTTGTGGCTTAGTCGTCTGTTTTGTCGTTGAAAAATTTAAACTATTTGGCTACGGTGCTGAGCTTCCAGACTCTGTACGCCAAATTTTAACTGAGCACGATAAAAAACAGACGGCTAAACGTACCAAAAGAGATCTTGCACAGTTAGTTGTTCAAGGATTAATTGGTATTTGGTTGATAGTCGCCCTTGCTTTCCATTTAGCTGAAGTTGGTCTGATTGGTCTATCCGTTATCGTACTTGCTACCGCATTTTGTGGCATCACAGAAGAGCATGCATTGGGTAAAGCCTTCGAGGAAGCGTTACCTTTTACCGCTTTATTAACTGTCTTCTTTAGTATTGTTGCTGTTATTATTGACCAGCAATTATTCACCCCATTTATTCAGTTTGTATTGCAATCCTCTGAATCATCGCAACTCTCCTTATTTTATCTCTTTAATGGCCTGCTTTCTGCTGTATCAGATAACGTTTTCGTAGGGACAGTTTATATTACTGAGGCTTTAAAAGCGGCAAATGACGGTTTGGTGTCAACGGAACAATACCAGTTTTTAGCCGTGGCAATTAATACAGGGACTAACTTGCCTTCAGTTGCAACACCTAATGGCCAAGCTGCCTTCTTGTTTTTATTAACATCCGCGTTATCACCGCTGATCCGCTTATCTTATGGCCGTATGGTTTGGATGGCGCTGCCATATACCATCGTAATGACAATTGTTGGGCTATTAGGGGTAGAGTTCTGGCTAGTACCAATCACGCATTGGATGGAAAGTATTGGGTTGATAACATTCGCTCAATAA
- the dsbB gene encoding disulfide bond formation protein DsbB: MFRFFNYCSQGRGAWLLMAFIAFILECAALYFQHVMKLQPCVMCIYERVALLGIMVAGIIGAVAPRNMVIRWVAMLIWVYSAWRGLDLAWEHTMLQLYPSPFASCDFFVNFPDWLPLQEWVPAVFEATGDCAVRQWAFLGLDMPQWLIGIFAAYLLVAIIVIISQFFPAKK, encoded by the coding sequence ATGTTCAGATTTTTTAACTACTGCTCACAAGGAAGAGGCGCTTGGCTACTTATGGCCTTTATTGCCTTTATACTCGAGTGTGCTGCTTTATATTTTCAGCATGTTATGAAGCTACAACCATGCGTTATGTGTATCTATGAGCGCGTTGCATTACTTGGGATTATGGTTGCTGGCATAATTGGCGCAGTGGCACCGCGAAACATGGTGATACGCTGGGTTGCCATGCTTATTTGGGTTTACTCTGCTTGGCGCGGTTTAGATCTTGCATGGGAACATACCATGCTACAGCTTTATCCTTCCCCATTTGCCTCTTGTGATTTTTTCGTTAATTTCCCTGATTGGTTACCATTACAAGAATGGGTACCTGCAGTGTTTGAAGCGACAGGTGACTGTGCTGTTAGGCAGTGGGCATTCTTAGGGCTGGATATGCCACAATGGTTAATTGGCATCTTCGCGGCTTATCTCTTAGTTGCCATCATTGTTATCATCAGCCAGTTCTTCCCAGCCAAAAAATAA
- a CDS encoding FdhF/YdeP family oxidoreductase yields the protein MKKKIEEYDGPAAGWGAVKAVAEALRGQMKVGHDIIAMFEMNKVDGFDCPGCAWPDPVHTASFDICENGAKAIAWEATSKKTTPEFFSKYTVTELLEWDDFHLEDEGRLTHPMKYNSQTDKYEPIEWEEAFQQIGTRLQSYSDPNTVEFYTSGRTSNEAAFLYQLLAREYGTNNFPDCSNMCHEPTSVGLADSIGVGKATVLLDDFDKADLVICIGHNPGTNHPRMLSSLREVSKRGAKIIAINPLRERGLERFAYPQDVVEMLTLESTPLAGHYYKVRIGGDTALLKGVMKLLIEKHQAAVDAGKEPILDTEFISTHTQGYEALKNDLETTSWKDILRVSGLPRESIEEIADLYIEAKSTIICYGMGITQHEHGTQNVQQLVNLLLLKGNIGREGAGICPLRGHSNVQGDRTVGITEKPSKSFLDKIEQRFGFKPPSEFGHAAVASMQAISEGKANALICMGGNLAVAMPDRDACFSGMKKLDLAVHTATKLNRSHLLTAKQTFILPVLGRSEIDRQSSGVQCVTVEDSMSMVHASKGLLKPCSPYLKSECAIVAGIAKAAIPQSKVEWDDFIGNYDLIRDAMEAVLPGFDDYNARIKIPGGFHLTNAASERRWLTQSGKANFVPTEGVIEDPNSAVNSELILATLRSHDQYNTTIYGLNDRYRGVFGQRDVVFISGAEAQKQKLEAGDKVNLIALDREQKPTKRRLDNLTVVIYDMADRSVATYFPEANNLISLDNFDPQCGIPAYKNIPVKLERVIQ from the coding sequence ATGAAAAAGAAAATTGAAGAGTATGATGGCCCCGCTGCAGGTTGGGGGGCTGTAAAAGCAGTTGCAGAAGCGCTACGCGGCCAAATGAAAGTCGGGCACGATATCATTGCGATGTTTGAAATGAATAAGGTGGACGGTTTTGACTGCCCTGGCTGCGCGTGGCCTGATCCTGTACACACAGCGTCATTTGATATTTGTGAGAATGGGGCAAAAGCAATTGCTTGGGAAGCGACATCTAAAAAAACAACCCCGGAATTTTTTTCTAAATACACTGTTACAGAATTACTTGAGTGGGATGACTTCCATTTAGAGGATGAAGGCCGTCTAACTCACCCTATGAAATATAATTCACAAACCGATAAATATGAACCTATCGAATGGGAAGAGGCCTTTCAGCAAATAGGTACGCGTTTACAAAGTTATTCAGACCCAAATACTGTTGAATTTTATACCTCCGGTCGAACTTCAAATGAAGCCGCATTCTTATATCAATTGCTGGCTCGTGAATATGGAACAAATAATTTCCCTGATTGTTCAAATATGTGCCATGAGCCAACGAGTGTTGGTCTTGCTGATTCCATTGGTGTCGGTAAAGCGACAGTATTGTTAGACGATTTTGATAAAGCGGACTTAGTTATTTGTATAGGCCATAACCCAGGGACTAACCATCCAAGGATGTTGAGTTCATTGCGCGAAGTTTCTAAACGCGGCGCAAAAATCATTGCAATAAATCCTTTGAGAGAACGCGGTCTTGAGCGTTTTGCCTACCCGCAAGACGTGGTAGAAATGCTAACGCTAGAGTCTACACCTTTAGCAGGGCACTATTATAAGGTTCGTATCGGTGGAGACACAGCTTTACTTAAAGGTGTCATGAAGTTGTTGATTGAAAAGCACCAAGCCGCTGTGGACGCAGGAAAAGAACCTATTCTCGATACTGAGTTCATATCAACTCATACACAGGGTTATGAAGCTTTAAAAAATGACTTAGAGACAACAAGCTGGAAAGATATCTTGAGGGTTTCTGGTTTACCTCGTGAGTCTATTGAAGAGATTGCCGACCTTTATATTGAGGCAAAAAGCACTATTATTTGTTATGGCATGGGGATCACTCAGCACGAACATGGTACGCAAAATGTGCAGCAACTCGTTAATTTACTGCTACTAAAAGGTAATATTGGCCGCGAAGGTGCGGGTATTTGCCCATTGCGCGGCCATTCGAATGTTCAGGGTGACAGAACGGTTGGCATTACAGAGAAACCGTCAAAAAGCTTTTTAGACAAAATTGAACAACGATTTGGTTTTAAACCACCAAGTGAATTTGGCCATGCAGCAGTGGCTAGTATGCAAGCAATTTCTGAAGGAAAAGCCAATGCGTTAATTTGTATGGGTGGAAACTTAGCAGTTGCAATGCCAGATAGAGACGCTTGTTTTTCAGGTATGAAAAAGCTTGATTTAGCCGTCCATACAGCAACGAAACTAAATCGTTCTCATTTATTAACCGCTAAGCAGACATTCATATTACCTGTATTAGGGCGTAGTGAGATAGACAGACAAAGCAGTGGTGTGCAATGCGTTACGGTAGAAGACTCCATGTCGATGGTTCACGCATCAAAAGGTTTACTTAAACCTTGTAGCCCTTATCTTAAATCCGAGTGTGCGATTGTTGCAGGGATAGCGAAAGCGGCAATACCGCAGAGTAAAGTTGAATGGGATGATTTTATCGGTAATTACGACTTGATCCGCGATGCGATGGAAGCGGTACTGCCTGGTTTTGATGATTATAACGCACGTATTAAAATACCTGGAGGGTTCCATCTGACTAACGCTGCTTCTGAGCGTCGTTGGTTAACGCAATCAGGTAAAGCTAACTTTGTACCGACAGAGGGCGTTATTGAAGACCCGAATTCAGCGGTAAATAGCGAATTGATTTTGGCGACATTGCGTAGCCATGATCAGTACAATACAACAATTTATGGGTTAAATGACCGATACCGTGGTGTGTTTGGGCAGCGAGATGTTGTTTTCATCAGTGGTGCAGAAGCCCAAAAACAGAAGTTAGAGGCGGGGGATAAAGTTAATCTCATTGCATTAGATCGTGAGCAGAAACCGACAAAACGCCGTTTAGATAACCTCACTGTCGTGATTTATGATATGGCAGACCGCAGCGTTGCTACTTATTTTCCTGAAGCTAATAATCTAATTTCGTTAGATAATTTCGACCCGCAATGTGGTATTCCTGCGTATAAAAATATTCCCGTGAAATTAGAACGAGTTATTCAATAA
- a CDS encoding DUF333 domain-containing protein — translation MRHRVSQFLKPVIAMSLAGVISVMLSACGSSNVDKSVEHSASQYAQQVVNLGPGAQEACVSAGGLPALTLELNGSQTAVCQFANGKRCAVDIIQSGSCI, via the coding sequence ATGAGGCATCGGGTTAGTCAATTTTTAAAACCAGTAATAGCAATGTCACTTGCTGGGGTGATATCTGTCATGCTATCTGCGTGTGGTAGCTCAAACGTAGATAAGTCTGTGGAACATTCCGCGAGTCAGTATGCCCAGCAAGTGGTCAATTTAGGGCCTGGTGCGCAAGAAGCTTGTGTGTCAGCGGGGGGCTTACCTGCATTGACATTAGAATTAAATGGTTCACAAACTGCCGTATGTCAATTTGCGAATGGTAAACGTTGTGCTGTTGACATTATACAATCGGGCTCTTGCATATAA
- a CDS encoding DMT family transporter: MKGLGFLLMSIIAEVIATTTLKASDGFSRFWPSLIVIIGYAVSFWGLSQVVKTMPLGIAYAIWSGLGIVLVSIAAIYIYNQKLDLPAIIGMLLIIIGVLVINLFSKSGGH, encoded by the coding sequence ATGAAGGGTCTAGGTTTCTTATTGATGTCTATTATTGCTGAAGTCATTGCAACGACAACATTAAAAGCATCTGATGGTTTTAGTCGTTTTTGGCCGTCTTTGATTGTTATTATCGGTTATGCAGTCTCTTTTTGGGGGCTTTCACAGGTGGTGAAAACCATGCCATTAGGTATTGCTTATGCAATTTGGTCAGGTTTGGGAATTGTGTTGGTTTCCATCGCTGCAATTTATATTTACAACCAAAAACTCGATTTACCTGCAATTATTGGTATGCTATTAATTATTATTGGTGTCTTAGTCATTAATTTATTTTCAAAAAGTGGTGGGCACTAA
- a CDS encoding sugar transporter, giving the protein MTQVSRKTAWIRVIALAVAAFVFNTTEFVPVALLSDIAKSFDMTVAHTGLMITIYAWVVALMSLPLMLLTSKIERRKLLGFLFVIFIISHIISGFAWSFDILIAGRIGVALSHAVFWSITASLAIRVAPAGKKAQALGLLATGTALATVLGLPLGRVVGQFLGWRATFLGIGVIALFTMVVLIRYLPRLPSEHSGSLKSVPMLFQRPALVGMFALTVLAVTAHFTAYSYIEPFVREVALQSQNFATLLLLIFGGAGIVGSVIFSRYSSKFSLSFLPAAIAFMTICLLLLMPLGRDVWSLVMLSVFWGMAMMCIGLGMQVKVIDLSPDATDLAMSIFSGIFNIGIGAGALLGNQVIVHMGMTQIGYIGGVIGLIAFALCVYLFRRYSDTLSDRIGAAANH; this is encoded by the coding sequence ATGACGCAAGTTTCTAGAAAAACAGCTTGGATCCGTGTAATAGCATTAGCGGTTGCTGCATTTGTTTTTAATACAACAGAGTTTGTACCTGTTGCATTACTCAGTGATATTGCAAAAAGCTTTGATATGACGGTCGCACATACTGGTTTGATGATAACAATCTATGCGTGGGTTGTGGCTTTGATGTCGCTACCTTTAATGTTATTAACCAGTAAAATAGAGCGCCGTAAATTATTAGGCTTCTTATTTGTTATCTTTATTATTAGCCATATTATTTCTGGTTTTGCATGGAGTTTTGATATTTTAATTGCAGGACGTATTGGTGTGGCTTTATCTCATGCTGTATTTTGGTCAATTACGGCATCGTTGGCTATTCGGGTTGCCCCCGCAGGTAAAAAAGCTCAAGCACTTGGATTATTAGCGACGGGGACTGCATTAGCGACAGTATTAGGTCTTCCCCTTGGCCGAGTGGTTGGGCAATTCTTAGGTTGGCGAGCGACATTCTTAGGTATCGGTGTTATTGCATTGTTTACTATGGTTGTCTTGATCCGTTATTTACCTCGGTTACCAAGTGAACATTCCGGTTCGTTAAAAAGTGTGCCTATGCTATTTCAACGGCCGGCACTCGTTGGAATGTTTGCATTAACGGTGTTAGCAGTAACCGCACATTTTACGGCTTACAGTTATATTGAGCCTTTTGTTCGAGAAGTTGCATTACAAAGCCAAAATTTTGCAACTTTACTCCTGCTGATTTTTGGTGGAGCTGGTATTGTTGGCAGCGTCATATTCAGTCGCTACAGCAGCAAGTTTTCATTATCATTCTTACCCGCAGCAATCGCATTTATGACGATTTGTTTATTATTGCTGATGCCATTAGGCAGAGATGTTTGGTCTTTGGTGATGTTATCGGTGTTCTGGGGAATGGCAATGATGTGCATTGGTTTAGGGATGCAAGTTAAGGTGATTGATTTATCTCCAGATGCCACCGATTTGGCAATGTCAATTTTCTCTGGAATTTTCAACATCGGTATTGGTGCAGGGGCGCTGCTAGGTAATCAAGTTATTGTCCATATGGGGATGACTCAGATTGGTTACATTGGTGGTGTGATTGGTCTTATAGCTTTCGCATTATGTGTCTATTTATTCAGGCGCTATAGTGACACCCTTAGCGATAGAATAGGCGCTGCTGCAAATCACTAA
- a CDS encoding DUF2594 family protein, with protein sequence MKNHFPTEPNVNTLADEVTCLKNLLTHMLKAIGQADAGKILIKMQREIAQMEDEKQAETYKNTLEQIKTGYRQ encoded by the coding sequence ATGAAAAACCATTTTCCTACTGAACCTAACGTTAATACTTTAGCGGATGAAGTTACTTGTCTAAAAAATTTACTGACGCATATGTTAAAAGCTATCGGCCAAGCTGATGCAGGTAAAATTTTAATCAAGATGCAACGTGAAATTGCACAAATGGAAGACGAAAAACAGGCAGAAACCTATAAAAACACGTTAGAACAAATAAAAACAGGGTATCGCCAATAG
- a CDS encoding alanine/glycine:cation symporter family protein, with protein sequence MDLITTWLSELNGVVWGVPMLVGILGVGIYMQIRLAFLPIRKIGTGFKLLFQKNESRGEGQISPFNALMTALSATIGTGNIAGVATAVVMGGPGALFWMWMTALVGMATKYSEAVLAVRFREVDKYGQYIGGPMYYIKNGLGPKWIWLGTLFAFFGACASFGIGNTVQANSVADVLESNFGVHKWLTAGVLVLLVGAVLIGGLRRISDVAGKLVPFMTVAYFGAGVIVLGIYFKEIPGALSLVVTSAFNPVAAQGGFAGAAVWAAIRFGVARGVFSNEAGLGSAPIAHAAAKTQNPIRQGLIAMLGTFIDTIIVCSVTGLTIIITGGWLTSETGATLTASSFQTAIPGGNYIVAIALAIFAFTTILGWSFYGEKCVQYLFGLRAIKPYRVLWLIALPIGATQSLDFVWLLADTLNAMMAIPNLIALLLLSPVVYRLTRDHIKDVNADSIDMAKQLYDNKS encoded by the coding sequence ATGGATTTGATAACGACGTGGTTAAGTGAACTAAATGGTGTGGTGTGGGGAGTACCAATGCTTGTTGGGATCTTAGGCGTTGGCATTTATATGCAAATTCGGCTTGCATTCCTACCGATAAGAAAAATTGGAACAGGCTTTAAGCTATTGTTTCAAAAGAATGAGTCACGAGGTGAGGGGCAAATATCACCTTTTAACGCATTAATGACAGCGTTATCGGCCACTATTGGCACGGGGAATATAGCTGGGGTCGCAACTGCGGTCGTCATGGGAGGGCCTGGCGCGTTATTTTGGATGTGGATGACGGCTTTGGTCGGAATGGCAACTAAGTACTCCGAAGCCGTGTTAGCAGTTCGTTTTCGTGAAGTGGATAAATATGGCCAGTATATTGGTGGCCCAATGTACTACATTAAAAATGGGTTAGGCCCTAAATGGATTTGGTTAGGAACGCTGTTTGCCTTTTTCGGTGCATGTGCTAGCTTTGGTATCGGAAATACGGTACAAGCTAACTCTGTTGCAGATGTACTAGAAAGTAACTTTGGTGTGCATAAATGGTTGACGGCGGGGGTATTAGTTTTATTAGTCGGTGCGGTATTGATTGGTGGATTACGACGTATCTCTGATGTTGCAGGAAAACTTGTCCCATTTATGACTGTGGCTTATTTTGGCGCAGGTGTCATTGTGCTTGGTATCTATTTTAAGGAGATCCCAGGTGCGCTCTCTTTGGTCGTGACCTCAGCTTTTAACCCTGTCGCTGCTCAAGGTGGGTTTGCAGGTGCGGCGGTATGGGCTGCAATACGTTTTGGGGTTGCACGAGGCGTGTTTTCCAATGAAGCGGGTTTGGGAAGTGCACCTATCGCCCACGCTGCTGCAAAAACACAAAATCCTATTCGCCAAGGGCTTATTGCGATGTTAGGGACATTCATTGACACTATCATTGTGTGTTCTGTTACAGGATTAACCATCATTATTACTGGTGGCTGGCTGACCAGTGAAACCGGAGCGACACTAACCGCATCATCATTCCAAACAGCCATTCCAGGTGGAAATTACATTGTTGCTATTGCATTAGCCATATTTGCATTCACCACCATTTTGGGTTGGAGTTTCTATGGCGAAAAATGTGTGCAATATTTATTCGGGTTGCGAGCAATAAAACCGTACCGAGTTTTATGGTTGATAGCTTTACCAATTGGTGCAACGCAATCACTTGATTTTGTTTGGTTATTAGCGGATACACTAAATGCTATGATGGCGATCCCTAATTTAATTGCTCTGTTACTTTTAAGCCCTGTTGTTTATCGGTTAACACGAGACCATATAAAAGATGTGAACGCAGATAGCATTGATATGGCAAAACAGTTGTACGACAATAAATCATAA
- the htpX gene encoding protease HtpX: MMRIALFLLTNLAVMFVFGIILSLTGIRGSSVQGLMIMAGLFGFGGAFISLLMSKWMALKSVGGEVIETPRNQMEQWLVSTVERQAQQVGIQMPQVAIYHAPDINAFATGARRDASLVAVSTGLLENMSRDEAEAVIAHEISHIANGDMVTMTLLQGVVNTFVIFISRIIAQVAAGFMSNSDNESESSNGNPMVYFAVSMVLEIVFGILASIITMWFSRYREFHADAGSAKLVGREKMIAALQRLKTSYEPQEEGRLMAFCINGRGKAFSELFLSHPPLDKRIEALRSGEYLK; this comes from the coding sequence ATGATGAGAATTGCTTTATTCTTACTCACAAACTTAGCAGTTATGTTTGTGTTTGGGATAATCCTAAGTTTAACTGGGATCAGAGGGAGTAGTGTCCAAGGTCTTATGATCATGGCTGGTCTGTTTGGTTTTGGTGGTGCTTTCATATCACTATTAATGTCCAAATGGATGGCTCTGAAATCAGTGGGCGGTGAGGTTATCGAAACGCCACGTAACCAAATGGAACAGTGGTTAGTATCAACCGTTGAGCGCCAAGCACAACAAGTTGGTATTCAGATGCCACAAGTGGCTATTTATCATGCACCAGATATCAATGCGTTTGCTACGGGCGCGCGACGTGATGCTTCGCTTGTCGCGGTGAGTACCGGGTTATTAGAAAATATGAGCCGTGATGAAGCTGAAGCTGTAATTGCTCATGAAATTAGCCATATCGCAAATGGCGACATGGTAACGATGACCTTATTGCAAGGTGTGGTGAACACGTTCGTTATCTTTATTTCACGTATTATTGCACAGGTTGCGGCAGGTTTTATGTCCAACAGTGATAACGAAAGTGAAAGTAGCAATGGTAACCCAATGGTCTATTTTGCGGTTTCCATGGTACTTGAAATCGTCTTTGGTATTTTGGCGAGCATCATTACTATGTGGTTCTCTCGTTACCGTGAGTTCCACGCGGATGCTGGCTCGGCAAAATTAGTGGGGCGTGAAAAGATGATAGCGGCATTGCAACGGTTGAAAACGAGCTATGAACCACAAGAAGAAGGTCGTTTGATGGCATTTTGTATCAATGGTCGTGGTAAAGCATTCAGTGAATTATTTTTATCGCACCCACCATTAGACAAACGTATCGAAGCATTACGTTCAGGTGAATATTTAAAGTAG
- a CDS encoding cell envelope biogenesis protein TolA: MRKLFIGLMAVSVMMVASINTANARNYPCSGSKGGIDRCDGEKFICNDGSTSRSEQVCTIELKNDINSKAKAAGAVIGTGVVKQSSKSSVSDSIKNSSDKASKTVSDKADKASDKASGTAKTVKEKASKAADKEVKDVKDKVSKGTDKESAKAVKEKASKAADKESAKAVKEKATKSTKEKTN; the protein is encoded by the coding sequence ATGCGTAAATTATTTATAGGATTAATGGCTGTTAGTGTGATGATGGTTGCATCTATTAATACAGCGAATGCAAGAAATTACCCTTGTTCTGGAAGTAAAGGAGGAATTGACCGTTGTGACGGGGAGAAGTTTATCTGTAATGACGGGTCAACAAGCCGTTCAGAGCAAGTGTGTACGATAGAATTAAAAAACGATATTAACAGTAAAGCGAAAGCGGCTGGAGCGGTGATTGGCACAGGCGTTGTCAAGCAATCAAGTAAATCATCGGTTTCTGACTCAATAAAAAACAGTAGTGACAAAGCCAGTAAAACCGTTTCTGATAAAGCAGACAAGGCAAGTGATAAAGCATCTGGCACAGCTAAGACAGTAAAAGAGAAGGCCAGCAAAGCTGCGGATAAAGAAGTTAAAGACGTAAAAGATAAAGTTAGTAAAGGGACAGACAAAGAATCGGCAAAAGCCGTAAAAGAGAAAGCATCTAAAGCTGCAGACAAAGAATCTGCAAAAGCCGTAAAAGAGAAAGCAACAAAATCGACTAAAGAGAAAACTAATTAG